One window from the genome of Candidatus Synechococcus calcipolaris G9 encodes:
- a CDS encoding HAD family hydrolase: MSPLPGTLALDFDGVLCDGLQEQFLVSWQAYGQLWPTSQPEPEAGLAPLFYQLRPVITVGWEMPMLLRAIMKGFTPQDIFSNWSVLCDRLLQDEDLNARDLGQLVDHLRDRWLARDEQGWLGQHRFYPGVIQTLGRWLGEGQAQDGFKTVIVTTKETRFVVALLRHAGVEFPPELIFGKDRQQPKTVILQQLQQVEATPLWFVEDRLGALKKVAALPTLENIELFLASWGYNTVGDRQDASQDKRIHLLDLEQFTQGSQGSYWATWLG, translated from the coding sequence ATGTCCCCCTTACCCGGTACGTTGGCCCTTGATTTTGATGGGGTATTGTGCGATGGATTGCAGGAACAGTTTTTAGTCAGTTGGCAAGCCTATGGCCAGTTGTGGCCCACGTCTCAACCAGAACCGGAGGCGGGTTTAGCTCCCCTATTTTATCAATTACGGCCGGTGATTACCGTGGGTTGGGAAATGCCCATGTTACTGCGGGCAATCATGAAGGGTTTTACCCCCCAAGATATTTTCTCAAATTGGTCGGTTCTCTGCGATCGCCTCCTCCAGGATGAGGATCTCAACGCTAGGGATCTGGGGCAATTGGTGGATCACCTGCGCGATCGCTGGTTGGCTAGGGATGAACAGGGATGGCTGGGCCAGCATCGGTTTTATCCTGGGGTAATTCAGACCCTAGGGCGATGGTTGGGGGAAGGGCAGGCCCAGGACGGCTTTAAGACGGTAATTGTCACAACCAAGGAGACGCGGTTTGTGGTTGCCCTATTGCGCCATGCCGGAGTCGAGTTTCCCCCGGAGTTAATTTTTGGCAAGGATCGACAACAACCAAAGACCGTCATTTTGCAGCAGTTGCAACAGGTTGAGGCGACTCCCCTCTGGTTTGTGGAAGATCGCTTAGGTGCCTTAAAAAAAGTAGCCGCCCTACCAACCTTGGAGAACATCGAACTATTTTTAGCGAGTTGGGGATACAACACGGTGGGAGATCGCCAAGACGCAAGCCAAGATAAACGCATTCATCTGCTGGACTTAGAGCAATTTACCCAGGGGTCTCAGGGGTCTTATTGGGCCACTTGGCTGGGTTAA
- a CDS encoding YtxH domain-containing protein: MSSQRSGFFLGGLLAGGAIGTVVGLLIAPRSGKETRKLLQKSADALPELLEDVSSSLQIHRERLSESTQQSWQDTLDRLKDAIAVGLEASQQHRQSLEKNGTALEFEDAEDEPTPVNH; encoded by the coding sequence ATGAGTAGTCAGCGATCAGGATTTTTTCTGGGTGGTCTTTTGGCGGGGGGGGCGATCGGCACCGTTGTGGGCTTACTCATTGCACCGAGATCGGGGAAAGAAACTCGTAAATTACTGCAAAAATCAGCGGATGCCCTACCGGAACTCCTCGAAGACGTGTCCAGTAGCTTACAGATTCACCGCGAACGACTATCGGAATCCACCCAGCAAAGTTGGCAGGATACCCTGGATCGCCTCAAGGATGCGATCGCCGTGGGTCTAGAGGCCAGTCAACAGCATCGCCAATCCCTGGAGAAAAATGGAACTGCCCTTGAGTTTGAGGATGCCGAAGATGAACCAACCCCGGTGAACCATTAA